In Camelus dromedarius isolate mCamDro1 chromosome 7, mCamDro1.pat, whole genome shotgun sequence, the sequence TAGAGATATGGAGGTAATCAACAAATAAACcagattaaataattttaaatggctgGCTCAAAGGAATGGGAAATTTGAGGACTGTTGTGGAGGGAAAGAACTGCCCTTTCTTAAGAATTATAACACATTTTGATTCTTTAAATGGATACAtgtataatttcaattttttaaagaaatcactgaaatagaaaaaatatccACAACTCATATGTACACAAAGTGTTCTCTTTCTCTAAGTCTTAAAAGACAAGAGAGAACATGGCATCACAAGGAACTTAAAACACAGAAGGAATGAGGATGTGAAAGGAAAAATGGCAACAACACTAGAGATACAGGCAAATGCTACttctcaggaaattaaaaaatgttatacaATAGATAATGAGGAAAGTGTAAATTTGAACTAAGGATGATAACAGTATTATAATTATGTAGAAAAAGGtaattattttagaaacagatATGGAAATATCTAGCAGTGAAATGTCACAATTTCTATAATTTCAGTAGTCTTTAAAATTAGACAAATGttgcaaaatgttaataattgttaAAATGGAGGTGATGGACATATGGCTATTtatcatatttctatttttcagtcaatttgaaatttttcataataaaaagtcaagaaaaaattactctgaagACCTATGCATGAAGTAGTGAGTTGGATTTCCATGactatctttaaaatgggataaaAGGAGAAAACTAGGAAATTCTACAGTTATCTTACCATATCCTGCCATAGAAGCGCCATTCTCGACATCCACTGTGTTCTTATTTTCCTCTGCTAGAGCTTTAACATATCTTTTGCTTAAATCTAGTATTTGTTCACGTAACTTGACACTGCTTTGATGTCTTGGTTGTTGAAAAGTATAGTGCAGTAACATCAATCCCCAAATGAGTCCAAATATAAGCAACAGTAAACTCAATTTCTGGGACATATTTTTTCTTGAGATTGTAAAAATCATTTCTGATGAAGCAAACAGACTCAACTGAAAAATGGTAACTAGAGGCAAGCCACCAAATAATCAAgattgttgaaagaaaaaagaaaaaatctcctCTAATACTGTATATTCTTCATCTTCAGCAAGGTTGCCTCCAACTCTCAAACAACTCTgtaaaattgagaagaaaaaaggTGATTAGTCTTAACCTATATCAGTAACAGAATAGACAGTGATAGATTTAAGGAGATATTCTATAAACAATTTTGATTTGGAACTTCAATAACTTTCTCCACCACTAAAGCTTCCAGGTCTTTTATCAGCTTCATTTACATAGCtcttcaaaaatttaaactagaaataaaatgtcaATTCATTAAAACTATCTGAAAGAAAGGCCACCATGACTTCTTGAATGACTTCTTGCCATCTGCAATATAGACATATAATAAGATTTATA encodes:
- the CCDC126 gene encoding coiled-coil domain-containing protein 126, coding for MIFTISRKNMSQKLSLLLLIFGLIWGLMLLHYTFQQPRHQSSVKLREQILDLSKRYVKALAEENKNTVDVENGASMAGYADLKRTIAVLLDDILQRLVKLENKVDYIVVNGSATNTTNGTSGNLVPVTTNKRINASGSIR